A window of the Scandinavium goeteborgense genome harbors these coding sequences:
- a CDS encoding DUF4153 domain-containing protein — protein MKKENGYSTASRAVVLLVGMVLGILCYLLARHNQLTADTDNNFWSLAVIVMAVPATVMATTTFTSSRKPMLLRVTTLVVLWGFLALFGIAAGHQDALSSLERWDRQEWFLTLGAQLMLIGLLILPWLQWRFELSEEQTFYTAFYRRNGFNALTLLVVMIANGLFWLILLLWAKLFEMVDIRLFTKIFFDSGWFFSVVTGAISSLVVMLTQQQAKRMAAIQNLLTLLASWLLPLVSLLTLSFIVVLPFVGLETLSHQLSAAGLLNCLALISLFLVAVVFGPERNVQRYPKGLRYLIYVSILVLPLYAFLASWALWLRVHQYGWTPERLYAVLVTCTTVIWTMGYCVSLLFNRRDPLRLQDKVVPGVFLLMLILLILLRTPLLDVWKISVNDQMARYQSGAITAEQVSLYMFSQAGNRGHQALQTLQQDEKFMAVPQRRQELTMLMTPRGKIDSSVMQTQLKNNVDVVPADAHPDEQLWVAIGKEQYESSACLRSKDDCLLVSQDLNRDGQPEWVLYQFTAGTATIYKNTAQVWALAGQSRQFPKALTKSELLKALAQNKVLTVKKEWDDLSIFGERMKIDYYDAAER, from the coding sequence GATATTCAACCGCGAGCCGGGCAGTGGTACTGCTCGTTGGAATGGTGCTCGGGATCCTTTGTTACCTGCTGGCGCGGCATAATCAGCTTACCGCAGACACCGATAATAATTTTTGGTCGCTGGCGGTCATTGTGATGGCGGTACCTGCCACCGTGATGGCCACCACAACGTTTACCTCCTCCCGAAAACCGATGCTCCTGAGAGTTACCACACTGGTCGTTCTCTGGGGGTTTTTGGCGCTGTTTGGAATCGCAGCCGGTCATCAGGATGCGCTTTCCAGCCTTGAGAGGTGGGATCGTCAGGAGTGGTTTCTGACGTTGGGTGCGCAACTGATGCTGATAGGTCTGCTGATTCTTCCCTGGCTGCAATGGCGCTTTGAACTCTCAGAAGAGCAGACGTTTTACACGGCATTTTATCGTCGAAATGGGTTTAACGCGTTAACGTTGCTGGTTGTGATGATTGCCAACGGCCTCTTTTGGTTGATTTTGCTGTTGTGGGCGAAATTATTCGAAATGGTCGATATCAGGCTGTTTACTAAAATATTTTTTGATTCTGGATGGTTCTTTTCAGTCGTGACGGGGGCGATATCTTCCCTGGTCGTTATGCTGACGCAGCAGCAGGCAAAGCGGATGGCAGCTATCCAAAATCTGCTGACGCTCCTTGCCAGTTGGCTGCTACCTTTGGTGTCTCTGCTCACGCTATCGTTCATTGTGGTACTGCCGTTTGTGGGGCTGGAAACGCTTTCGCACCAGCTTTCTGCCGCAGGATTACTGAACTGTCTGGCGCTGATTTCACTGTTTTTGGTCGCCGTCGTTTTCGGTCCGGAACGCAACGTACAGCGCTATCCTAAAGGGCTGCGCTATCTCATTTACGTTTCTATTCTGGTGCTGCCGTTGTATGCATTTCTGGCGTCATGGGCACTTTGGCTGCGTGTGCATCAGTACGGATGGACTCCCGAACGCCTTTATGCCGTGCTGGTTACCTGCACCACGGTCATCTGGACAATGGGCTATTGTGTGAGCCTGCTGTTTAACCGACGTGACCCCCTTAGATTGCAGGACAAAGTGGTTCCTGGCGTCTTTCTACTGATGCTTATTTTGCTCATTCTTCTACGTACACCGCTGCTGGATGTCTGGAAAATTAGCGTAAACGACCAGATGGCTCGCTATCAGTCAGGGGCGATAACGGCGGAGCAGGTAAGCCTCTATATGTTCAGTCAGGCGGGTAATCGTGGCCATCAGGCTCTGCAGACGTTACAGCAGGATGAGAAATTTATGGCAGTGCCTCAGCGCAGGCAAGAGTTGACCATGTTAATGACGCCACGCGGAAAGATTGACAGCTCGGTGATGCAAACCCAGCTAAAGAACAACGTTGACGTGGTGCCTGCAGATGCACACCCAGACGAGCAACTGTGGGTCGCCATCGGTAAAGAACAGTATGAGTCTTCGGCCTGCCTAAGGAGTAAGGACGATTGCCTGCTGGTCAGCCAGGATCTTAATCGGGATGGGCAGCCTGAGTGGGTGCTGTATCAGTTCACTGCGGGAACGGCGACTATATATAAAAATACGGCGCAGGTATGGGCACTGGCGGGGCAATCCCGGCAATTTCCGAAAGCGTTAACCAAGAGTGAGCTGCTTAAAGCGCTGGCTCAGAACAAGGTGCTCACTGTGAAAAAGGAGTGGGATGATCTCTCCATTTTTGGTGAGCGGATGAAGATTGATTATTACGATGCCGCAGAACGGTGA
- the hslO gene encoding Hsp33 family molecular chaperone HslO, which produces MIQHDQLHRYLFENVAVRGELVTVSETLEQVLTNHSYPQPVKNVLAELLVATSLLTATLKFAGDITVQLQGDGPMSLAVINGNNNQQLRGVARVQGDIPENADLKTLVGNGYLVITIAPEEGERYQGVVGLEGDTLAACLEDYFLRSEQLPTRLIIRTGEHDGKMAAGGILLQVMPAQNAQTTDFEHLATLTDTIKAEELFGLPANDVLWRLYHEEEVTVYEPQTVEFKCTCSRERCADALRTLPDEEVDSILADDGEIDMNCDYCGSHYVFNSMDIAEIRNNASPADPQVH; this is translated from the coding sequence ATGATTCAACACGATCAATTACACCGCTATCTGTTTGAAAACGTGGCCGTACGCGGCGAACTGGTCACCGTCTCCGAAACGCTGGAGCAGGTCCTCACTAACCACAGCTATCCGCAGCCGGTAAAAAACGTGCTGGCCGAGCTGCTGGTGGCAACCAGTCTGCTGACCGCGACGCTGAAGTTTGCCGGTGATATCACCGTGCAGCTGCAGGGTGATGGCCCAATGTCGCTGGCGGTAATTAACGGCAACAATAATCAACAGCTGCGCGGTGTGGCACGTGTTCAGGGCGATATCCCGGAAAACGCGGATCTGAAAACGCTGGTCGGTAATGGTTATCTGGTTATCACCATTGCGCCGGAAGAAGGCGAACGCTATCAGGGCGTGGTCGGTCTGGAAGGCGATACTCTGGCGGCGTGTCTCGAAGACTACTTCCTGCGCTCCGAGCAGCTGCCGACGCGTCTGATCATCCGTACCGGTGAGCACGACGGCAAAATGGCGGCAGGCGGTATTCTGCTGCAGGTGATGCCAGCACAAAATGCACAGACTACCGATTTCGAGCATCTGGCGACGCTGACCGACACCATCAAAGCGGAAGAGCTGTTTGGCCTGCCAGCGAACGACGTTCTGTGGCGTCTGTATCACGAAGAAGAAGTGACGGTTTACGAGCCGCAAACGGTCGAATTCAAATGCACCTGTTCCCGTGAGCGTTGCGCCGATGCACTGAGAACGCTGCCGGATGAAGAAGTTGACAGCATTCTGGCCGATGACGGTGAAATCGATATGAACTGCGATTACTGCGGCAGCCATTACGTGTTCAACTCGATGGACATTGCTGAGATCCGCAACAACGCCTCTCCGGCAGATCCGCAGGTTCATTGA
- the hslR gene encoding ribosome-associated heat shock protein Hsp15, whose product MKEKPTEAAVRLDKWLWAARFYKTRAVAREMVEGGKVHYNGQRSKPSKVVEMNAMLTLRQGNDERTVMIKGITEQRRPATEATLLYEETAESIEKREKMAVARKLNALTMPHPDRRPDKKERRDLMRFKHGNSE is encoded by the coding sequence ATGAAAGAGAAACCCACCGAAGCCGCCGTCCGGCTGGATAAGTGGCTCTGGGCGGCCCGCTTCTACAAAACCCGCGCGGTTGCGCGTGAAATGGTAGAAGGCGGTAAAGTGCATTACAACGGACAGCGCAGCAAACCCAGCAAAGTGGTGGAGATGAACGCCATGCTGACGCTGCGTCAGGGCAACGATGAACGTACGGTGATGATTAAAGGCATCACCGAGCAGCGACGCCCGGCTACCGAAGCCACGCTGCTCTACGAAGAAACTGCCGAAAGTATCGAAAAACGGGAAAAAATGGCCGTGGCCCGCAAGCTCAACGCGCTGACCATGCCGCACCCGGACCGTCGCCCTGATAAAAAAGAGCGCCGCGACCTGATGAGATTTAAACATGGGAACAGTGAGTAG
- the yrfG gene encoding GMP/IMP nucleotidase, translating to MHFDIDWHEVDTVLLDMDGTLLDLAFDNYFWQQLVPETYGAQNGISPQEARERISQEYHAVQHTLNWYCLDYWSERLGLDICAMTTAQGPHAVLREDTVPFLDALKASGKRRILLTNAHPHNLAVKLEHTGLASHLDLLLSTHTFGYPKEDQRLWQAVAEETTLDAHKTLFIDDSEPILDAAALFGIRYCLGVTNPDSGIAEKQYQRHPALNDYRRLIPGIR from the coding sequence ATGCATTTTGACATCGACTGGCACGAGGTCGACACCGTTCTGCTGGATATGGACGGCACACTTCTCGATCTCGCATTCGACAATTATTTCTGGCAGCAACTGGTCCCGGAAACCTACGGGGCGCAAAACGGCATAAGCCCGCAGGAAGCGCGGGAACGCATCAGCCAGGAATATCACGCCGTGCAGCATACGCTAAACTGGTACTGTCTGGATTACTGGAGCGAACGCCTGGGGCTGGATATCTGCGCCATGACGACCGCACAAGGCCCGCATGCCGTGCTGCGTGAAGACACCGTGCCGTTCCTGGATGCGCTGAAAGCCAGCGGCAAGCGCCGCATTTTGCTGACCAACGCGCATCCGCATAACCTGGCGGTGAAGCTGGAACATACCGGTCTGGCGTCACACCTTGATTTATTACTTTCCACCCACACATTTGGTTATCCGAAAGAAGATCAGCGTTTGTGGCAGGCTGTTGCCGAAGAAACCACTCTGGATGCGCATAAGACGCTGTTCATTGACGACAGTGAGCCCATCCTCGATGCTGCCGCGTTATTCGGAATTCGTTACTGCCTGGGCGTTACCAATCCCGACTCTGGCATTGCGGAAAAGCAGTATCAGCGTCACCCGGCATTGAATGATTATCGTCGCCTGATTCCTGGGATCCGGTGA
- a CDS encoding intracellular growth attenuator family protein — protein MGTFLILFAAMLACALLAGWFYRQRSQHRRLPRLHAFTGATTRKLSSEERSAVESYVEGLSRTLEVPASGATVAPSALTLNAQSNTVYIVTQSITRYGITTEDPNKWRYFLDSIEIHLPPFWEQHINDENEVELIHTDSLPLVISLNGHTLRDHKQEARGYALEQVPSTQASIRGEESEQIELLNIRQESHEEYALSRPDGLREALLIVGSFLLFFCALMVPEVFVPWVTGGAILLLVFGLWGLFAPPSKTALREIHCLRGTPKRWGLFGENDQEHINNISLGIIDLIYPRHWQPFIAQDLGQQTDIDIYLDRHVVRQGRFLSLHNEVKHFPLQHWLRSAIIAAGALLIVVMLWMSVPLGMPFKFTISWLKGAQTIEATTVNQLDQAGVRVGDTLHIAGTGMCNIHSQGTWTAQDNSPFMPFDCSQIIWNDARPLPLPESDIVTKATALIQAVNRQLHPSPDDSSRVSPALRSAIQKSGMVLLDDFADIVLKTQDLCSAEDDCARLKNALVNLGNTRDWETLTKRASAGKLDGVNVLLRPVSAESLDNLVTTSTAPFVMRETSRAAQALNSPAPGGFLIASDEGSDLVSQPWPSVSLYDYPAHEQWTEFQRLAGMLMHTPFTAEGIVTNLYTDANGTKHINLHRMPDSSGLWRYVSITLLMLAMLACFVWNGIQAIRRYHRHGMRMAEIHKYYESSLNPVLLTSPDLLHQDPTDS, from the coding sequence ATGGGCACCTTTTTGATTCTTTTCGCTGCTATGCTGGCCTGCGCATTGCTTGCAGGGTGGTTCTATCGACAGCGTTCGCAGCACCGGCGTCTTCCCCGGCTGCATGCGTTTACCGGCGCGACGACGCGTAAGCTGTCCAGCGAAGAACGCAGTGCCGTCGAAAGTTATGTCGAGGGCCTGAGCCGTACGCTGGAAGTCCCCGCATCCGGTGCCACCGTGGCGCCGTCCGCTCTGACGCTTAACGCCCAGAGCAACACCGTCTATATCGTCACCCAGTCGATCACCCGCTACGGCATCACCACCGAAGATCCGAACAAGTGGCGCTATTTCCTCGACTCCATTGAAATCCATCTGCCGCCTTTTTGGGAGCAACACATCAATGACGAGAACGAAGTCGAGCTGATCCACACTGATTCTCTGCCGCTGGTCATTTCCCTTAACGGCCATACGCTGCGCGACCACAAGCAGGAAGCGCGAGGTTACGCCCTGGAGCAAGTGCCATCGACCCAGGCGTCCATTCGCGGGGAAGAAAGCGAGCAGATTGAACTGCTGAACATTCGTCAGGAAAGCCACGAAGAATATGCCCTGAGTCGCCCGGACGGCCTGCGTGAAGCGCTGCTGATTGTCGGCTCATTCCTGCTGTTTTTCTGCGCGCTGATGGTGCCGGAAGTGTTTGTCCCGTGGGTCACCGGCGGAGCAATTTTGCTGCTGGTGTTTGGTTTGTGGGGCCTGTTTGCGCCACCATCGAAAACCGCGCTGCGCGAAATTCACTGCCTGCGAGGCACGCCGAAACGCTGGGGCCTGTTCGGTGAAAACGACCAGGAACACATCAACAACATTTCGCTCGGCATTATCGACCTGATTTACCCACGCCACTGGCAGCCGTTTATTGCGCAGGACCTCGGCCAGCAAACCGATATCGACATCTACCTCGACCGACACGTCGTGCGTCAGGGCCGCTTTTTATCGCTGCATAATGAAGTGAAGCACTTCCCGCTGCAGCACTGGCTGCGCAGTGCCATTATTGCCGCTGGCGCGTTGCTGATTGTGGTGATGCTGTGGATGAGCGTTCCGCTCGGGATGCCGTTTAAGTTTACGATTTCGTGGCTGAAAGGCGCGCAAACCATTGAGGCCACCACCGTCAACCAGCTGGATCAGGCTGGCGTCCGGGTCGGCGATACGCTGCATATTGCCGGCACCGGAATGTGCAATATCCATTCGCAGGGCACCTGGACCGCGCAGGATAACTCGCCGTTTATGCCTTTCGACTGCTCGCAAATTATTTGGAATGACGCCCGGCCGCTGCCACTGCCGGAATCCGATATCGTCACCAAAGCCACGGCGCTGATACAGGCGGTAAATCGCCAGCTGCATCCCAGCCCGGATGACAGCTCTCGCGTTAGCCCGGCGCTGCGCTCAGCCATTCAGAAATCCGGGATGGTGTTGTTAGATGACTTCGCCGATATCGTGCTGAAAACACAAGATTTATGCTCTGCGGAAGACGACTGCGCACGCCTGAAGAATGCGCTGGTCAACCTCGGTAATACCCGCGACTGGGAAACCCTGACCAAGCGGGCCAGCGCCGGAAAACTGGATGGCGTCAATGTGCTGTTGCGCCCGGTCAGCGCGGAATCACTGGATAACCTGGTCACAACCTCAACTGCACCGTTTGTGATGCGTGAAACCTCACGTGCGGCGCAGGCTTTAAACAGCCCGGCGCCAGGCGGTTTCCTGATCGCCAGCGACGAAGGCAGTGACCTGGTATCGCAACCGTGGCCGTCGGTCAGCCTGTACGACTACCCGGCGCACGAGCAGTGGACCGAGTTCCAGCGCCTCGCCGGGATGCTGATGCACACACCGTTCACCGCCGAAGGAATTGTCACCAACCTCTACACCGACGCCAATGGCACCAAACACATCAACCTGCACCGCATGCCGGACAGCTCCGGCCTGTGGCGCTACGTCAGTATTACGCTGCTGATGCTGGCGATGCTGGCATGCTTTGTCTGGAACGGGATTCAGGCCATTCGCCGCTACCATCGTCATGGCATGCGTATGGCGGAAATTCATAAATATTACGAAAGCAGCCTTAACCCCGTGCTGCTGACCTCGCCTGACCTGCTGCATCAGGATCCCACAGACAGCTAA
- the nudE gene encoding ADP compounds hydrolase NudE, with protein sequence MDKPLTKPTIHKVETVARSRLFTVESVDLEFSNGERRVYERMRPSTREAVMIVPIVDDHLILIREYTVGTESYELGFSKGLIDAGESVFEAANRELKEEVGFGANNLTFLKKLGMAPSYFSSKMNIVVAEDLYPESLPGDEPEPLPQVRWPLAQMLDLLEDPDFNEARNVSALFLVREWLKAQGRL encoded by the coding sequence ATGGATAAACCCTTAACAAAACCCACCATCCATAAAGTTGAAACGGTTGCCCGTTCGCGACTGTTTACTGTGGAAAGCGTGGACCTGGAATTCAGCAACGGCGAGCGCCGCGTGTATGAACGGATGCGTCCTTCCACGCGTGAAGCGGTGATGATAGTCCCCATTGTTGACGACCATCTTATTCTGATCCGCGAATACACCGTGGGTACGGAATCGTATGAGCTCGGATTTTCGAAAGGGCTCATCGACGCCGGTGAAAGCGTGTTTGAAGCCGCCAATCGCGAGCTGAAAGAGGAAGTGGGATTCGGTGCCAATAACCTGACGTTTCTGAAGAAACTCGGGATGGCCCCGTCGTATTTCTCCAGCAAAATGAATATCGTGGTGGCAGAAGATCTCTATCCGGAATCATTGCCGGGTGACGAACCTGAACCGCTGCCGCAGGTACGCTGGCCGCTGGCTCAAATGCTGGACTTGCTGGAAGACCCCGATTTCAACGAAGCCCGTAACGTGAGCGCGCTGTTCCTGGTGCGAGAATGGCTGAAAGCGCAGGGTCGGTTGTAA
- the mrcA gene encoding peptidoglycan glycosyltransferase/peptidoglycan DD-transpeptidase MrcA, translated as MKFVKYLFILAVCCILLGAGSIYGLYKFIEPQLPDVATLRDVRLQIPMQVFSADGELIAQYGEKRRIPVTLSQMPPEMTKAFIATEDSRFYEHHGIDPVGIFRAASVALFSGHASQGASTITQQLARNFFLSPEKTLTRKIKEAFLAIRIEQMLSKDEILELYLNKIYLGYRAYGVGAAAQVYFGKSVDQLTLSEMAVIAGLPKAPSTFNPLYSMERATSRRNVVLSRMLSENYITQAQYDSAVREPIDASYHAPEIAFSAPYLTEMVRQEMVSRYGDQAYEDGYRVYTTIGRKDQLAAQNALRTNVMDYDMRHGYRGPSNVLWKVGETPWDSKKITDTLKSLPTYGPLEPAVVTSADPQHAMAMTADGTSVQLNMDGMRWARPYRSDTQQGPTPRKVTDVVQTGQQIWVRQVNENWWLAQVPDVNSALVSINPHNGAIIALVGGFDFNQSKFNRATQALRQVGSNIKPFLYTAAMDKGLTLASILNDVPISRWDAGAGSDWSPKNSPPQYAGPIRLRQGLGQSKNVVMVRAMRAMGVDYAAEYLQRFGFPANNIVRTESLALGSASFTPLQVARGYSVMANGGFLVDPYFISKIDNDAGGTLFEAKPKIACADCDIPVIYGDTPKSDVLENKDVEDVATSLEPKNSTVPMPSLEQANQALVARSGGQEYAPHVISTQLSFLIKSALNTNIFGEPGWQGTGWRAGRDLKRHDIGGKTGTTNSSKDAWFSGYGPGVVTSVWIGFDDHRRDLGRTTASGAIKDQISGYEGGAKSAQPAWDLYMKAALEGVPEQPFTPPAGVVTVNIDRYTGQLASGGSSREEFFIEGTQPTQQAVREVGTTLMDNGETHELF; from the coding sequence GTGAAGTTCGTAAAGTATTTATTCATCCTTGCAGTCTGTTGCATTCTGCTGGGAGCAGGCTCGATATATGGCCTCTACAAATTTATTGAGCCCCAGCTACCCGACGTAGCGACGCTCAGGGATGTGCGCCTGCAGATCCCAATGCAAGTCTTTAGTGCCGATGGCGAGCTTATTGCCCAATACGGTGAAAAACGTCGTATTCCGGTCACTCTGAGCCAAATGCCGCCAGAGATGACGAAAGCCTTTATTGCGACAGAAGACAGCCGTTTCTACGAGCATCACGGGATTGACCCTGTGGGGATTTTCCGTGCGGCAAGCGTGGCACTGTTCTCCGGCCACGCTTCTCAGGGTGCGAGTACCATTACTCAGCAGCTGGCACGTAACTTCTTCCTCAGCCCGGAAAAAACGCTGACGCGTAAAATTAAAGAAGCGTTCCTGGCAATCCGCATTGAGCAGATGCTCAGCAAAGATGAAATCCTCGAGCTGTACCTGAACAAGATTTATCTCGGTTACCGCGCTTACGGCGTCGGTGCTGCCGCGCAGGTCTATTTCGGTAAGTCGGTTGATCAGCTCACGCTGAGTGAAATGGCGGTTATTGCCGGTCTGCCGAAGGCACCGTCCACCTTTAACCCGCTGTATTCGATGGAGAGAGCAACCTCCCGCCGCAACGTGGTGCTGTCGCGTATGTTGAGTGAAAACTACATCACTCAGGCACAGTACGACTCAGCGGTCCGCGAGCCGATTGATGCCAGCTACCATGCACCGGAAATTGCTTTCTCCGCGCCGTATCTGACAGAAATGGTGCGCCAGGAAATGGTCAGTCGTTACGGCGACCAGGCCTACGAAGACGGTTATCGTGTTTACACCACTATCGGTCGTAAAGATCAGCTGGCGGCGCAGAACGCATTGCGCACCAACGTGATGGATTACGATATGCGTCACGGCTATCGCGGCCCGTCCAACGTGCTGTGGAAAGTGGGCGAAACCCCGTGGGACAGCAAAAAAATCACCGATACGCTGAAGAGTTTGCCGACCTACGGGCCGCTTGAGCCTGCCGTGGTCACCTCGGCCGATCCTCAACACGCCATGGCGATGACCGCCGACGGCACATCGGTACAGCTGAACATGGACGGAATGCGCTGGGCGCGTCCGTACCGCTCCGACACCCAGCAGGGCCCAACGCCGCGTAAAGTCACCGACGTCGTCCAGACCGGCCAGCAAATCTGGGTTCGCCAGGTAAATGAAAATTGGTGGCTGGCGCAGGTTCCGGACGTGAACTCCGCGCTGGTGTCCATCAATCCGCATAACGGCGCCATTATTGCGCTGGTCGGCGGCTTTGATTTCAACCAGAGCAAATTCAACCGTGCCACTCAGGCGCTGCGTCAGGTCGGCTCTAACATCAAACCGTTCCTTTATACCGCGGCGATGGACAAAGGTCTGACGCTGGCGAGCATTCTGAACGACGTGCCGATTTCCCGTTGGGATGCCGGTGCCGGTTCTGACTGGAGCCCGAAAAACTCACCGCCGCAGTACGCCGGTCCGATTCGTCTGCGTCAGGGTCTCGGCCAGTCGAAGAACGTGGTGATGGTACGTGCGATGCGTGCGATGGGCGTGGACTACGCCGCAGAATACTTGCAGCGTTTTGGTTTCCCGGCCAATAACATCGTGCGGACAGAATCGTTAGCGCTCGGCTCCGCCTCCTTTACCCCGCTTCAGGTGGCGCGCGGTTATTCGGTGATGGCCAACGGCGGCTTCCTGGTTGACCCGTACTTCATCAGTAAAATTGATAACGACGCGGGCGGGACGCTTTTCGAAGCCAAACCGAAAATTGCCTGTGCCGACTGCGATATTCCGGTGATTTACGGTGATACGCCGAAGTCCGACGTTCTGGAAAACAAAGACGTTGAAGACGTGGCCACGTCCCTGGAACCTAAAAACTCCACGGTACCGATGCCGAGTCTTGAACAAGCCAACCAGGCGCTGGTTGCCCGCAGCGGTGGCCAGGAATACGCGCCGCATGTCATCAGCACGCAGCTCTCCTTCCTGATTAAGAGCGCGCTGAATACCAACATCTTCGGCGAACCAGGCTGGCAGGGTACAGGCTGGCGTGCAGGCCGTGACCTGAAACGCCATGATATCGGCGGTAAAACCGGGACCACCAACAGCTCGAAAGATGCGTGGTTCTCAGGTTACGGTCCGGGCGTGGTGACATCGGTGTGGATTGGCTTTGACGATCATCGCCGCGACCTCGGCCGGACTACCGCTTCCGGCGCGATTAAAGATCAGATTTCCGGCTACGAAGGCGGCGCGAAGAGCGCACAGCCCGCCTGGGACCTGTACATGAAAGCGGCGCTGGAAGGCGTGCCTGAACAGCCATTTACGCCACCTGCGGGCGTGGTGACAGTTAATATCGACCGTTACACCGGGCAGTTGGCGAGCGGGGGCAGCAGTCGTGAAGAGTTCTTTATTGAAGGGACGCAACCGACCCAACAGGCGGTGCGCGAAGTGGGCACCACGCTGATGGATAACGGCGAAACACACGAACTGTTCTGA
- a CDS encoding pilus assembly protein, with amino-acid sequence MAYSQWQAGLHFQQDSIVCVALQKTRLGRALRRWWQLPLEDKNDDKCTAAVLRRIQREMPRFHRVAVAVPASDTLQIQLPPPQMSLRESELAQWVASTVAKQLEMPAESLIFDYQNADTNSYSVTAARRHGIEKLQQSLRSAGLNLSSVTPDASALQHFLPWMDSDIPGICWRDKDQWLWATRTAWGSNAEAPDGLMQCTTQPAGGQSFNPWFPLSQLQPPLPECGDTFAIALALALGVD; translated from the coding sequence ATGGCTTACAGTCAATGGCAGGCTGGATTGCACTTTCAGCAGGATAGTATCGTCTGCGTCGCGCTACAGAAAACACGTTTAGGGAGAGCATTACGCCGTTGGTGGCAACTGCCGCTGGAGGACAAGAACGACGATAAATGTACGGCGGCGGTGCTGCGGCGAATTCAACGTGAAATGCCGCGCTTTCATCGTGTTGCGGTCGCCGTTCCCGCCTCAGATACGCTACAAATACAGCTGCCACCGCCACAGATGTCGCTGCGTGAAAGCGAGCTTGCGCAGTGGGTGGCCAGCACGGTGGCAAAACAGCTCGAGATGCCGGCCGAAAGTCTCATCTTTGACTATCAAAACGCTGACACGAATAGTTACAGCGTGACTGCCGCCAGACGGCACGGTATTGAAAAGCTGCAACAGAGTTTGCGTTCGGCGGGTCTGAATCTCTCGTCGGTTACGCCGGATGCCAGTGCCTTACAACACTTCCTGCCGTGGATGGACAGTGACATCCCAGGGATCTGTTGGCGCGATAAAGACCAGTGGCTGTGGGCGACACGCACCGCCTGGGGCAGTAATGCAGAAGCGCCCGACGGATTGATGCAGTGCACAACGCAGCCCGCTGGCGGGCAATCCTTTAACCCGTGGTTTCCTTTGAGCCAGCTCCAGCCTCCGCTGCCGGAATGCGGGGACACGTTCGCCATTGCGCTGGCACTCGCCTTGGGAGTGGACTGA
- a CDS encoding PilN domain-containing protein, whose product MCIGVVLVTLALIIAGRARQSQQHAWLALRQQSDQAVRQMLSQQERRLRAEQARVQVAQRRELQRAMTLRWQTTLLAMAEKMPAQAWLTALEWQGEALRFTGLANRFPALTQVERVMRSLPGFGPVTPGATRRDEQGRWQFSYQLQTEAVDAEAR is encoded by the coding sequence ATGTGTATCGGCGTCGTGTTGGTAACGCTGGCGCTGATTATTGCCGGTCGCGCCCGGCAGTCGCAGCAGCACGCCTGGCTGGCTTTACGACAGCAGAGCGATCAGGCGGTGCGTCAGATGCTGAGCCAACAGGAGCGGCGGCTGCGCGCGGAGCAAGCGCGTGTACAGGTCGCGCAACGGCGTGAGCTACAGCGTGCAATGACACTTCGCTGGCAAACAACGCTGCTGGCGATGGCGGAAAAGATGCCCGCGCAGGCGTGGCTCACCGCGCTGGAGTGGCAGGGTGAGGCATTACGCTTCACGGGTCTGGCAAACCGTTTCCCCGCCTTGACTCAGGTTGAACGCGTGATGCGAAGCCTGCCGGGTTTTGGCCCGGTCACACCGGGCGCAACGCGTCGTGATGAACAAGGGCGCTGGCAGTTTAGCTATCAGCTGCAAACGGAGGCCGTCGATGCAGAGGCTCGCTGA
- a CDS encoding HofP DNA utilization family protein, whose protein sequence is MRRTAMNDWRVLIMLALPYLLGMRDPFQPIEDSCATSQQTLWHYRGSVSHGARRTGIVLEPGGKWRRLNQGQRLENGWTVADVQPDYMDITTGQDCEPSQWRWMKEGTKHDSKDASGVTADGLRGIGQGKGGLADGG, encoded by the coding sequence TTGAGGCGAACGGCGATGAATGACTGGCGGGTGCTAATCATGCTGGCGCTGCCCTATCTGCTCGGTATGCGCGACCCGTTCCAGCCAATAGAAGACTCCTGCGCCACATCGCAGCAGACGCTCTGGCATTACCGCGGCTCGGTAAGTCATGGCGCGCGGCGAACGGGCATCGTGCTGGAACCCGGCGGCAAATGGCGACGCCTGAATCAAGGGCAGCGGCTGGAAAATGGTTGGACGGTCGCAGACGTTCAACCCGACTACATGGACATCACTACCGGCCAGGATTGCGAACCGTCGCAGTGGCGCTGGATGAAAGAGGGAACGAAACATGATTCGAAGGATGCTTCTGGGGTTACTGCTGATGGTCTTCGCGGTATCGGGCAAGGAAAAGGCGGTCTCGCTGACGGTGGATGA